The window ACCTCGGCATCACCTGTTTTCCCTTCTGCCGTCTGTATATTGGGAAAACCGGCCCTGTTCCGAACCATGTACCGGATCCGGCCGGGACCAGGGCCATCCGCCAAACAGTGTCTTTTGATAATCATCATAGGCCTGCCCGATCTCTTCCTGGGTGTTCATGACAAAAGGTCCGTGCTGGGCCACGGGTTCGTTAATTGGTTTTCCCTGCAGCAATAGAAGGCTGGCTTCGTGACTGCCGTTTTGCAGCAGTACCGGCTGACCTGAAGCCAGATCAGCCGAATGGTAATTATTGATCATTGTTCCGGCAGCCTGAATCGTATCTCCGTTATAAAAATAGAGGGTCCGGTTGATGCCTGCCGACGCCGCAGGAAGCGTCCATTGGGCATTTGCCCCCATTTTTATCAACCAGATGGCAACCTCATTGGCCGGATCATTGGCCCAGGAGTCAGGGGTAGGACCCGGGGGAACGGTATCCTTGATCGCCCCGGCAATCACCCTTATATCAATGGGTCTGCCCTGGGCATCCTTTTCACGGCGGGTGGGTATCTGTTCCGCCCACAGCATGGCGTAATGGGGGGCGGCAAATTTTTTCTTTCGGGGCAGATTCAGCCAGATCTGAAACAGCTCAAGGTGGTTGGGTTTATCCTGATGAAGCAGGGGGAACATTTCAGCATGCTGGATGCCGGCTCCGGCCGTCATCCACTGCACATCGCCGTTGCCGTAACGGCCGGCAGCGCCCAAAGAGTCGGAGTGGTCGACAAATCCGTTTAAAACAATGGTAACGGTTTCAAAACCTCTATGGGGGTGGACGGGAAAGCCCGGCACCCTTTGTCCATGGTACATCCGCCACCCATCCTTTACAGTAAAATCATGACCGATATTCCTGCCCGCCAAAGAGGCGTCAGGCCCCAACTGTTCGTTTCCTGCCGGGAAATCGTCCTTATGGTGAACACAAAAAAGAAACGGATTAACCGTTGGCCAGTTAAACCCCAGGGGCTCAATGTTTGAAACGATATTTAAAGCAGCGTCTTCGGACATGTCTCTCCTCTCTTTTCTAAATGGTAAGGATGGATGACCCTTTTGTTTTTCGGGCTTCCAGTGCCGTGTGGGCCAGGGCCGCATCTGCAAGGGGATAGGTCTGGCCGACCCGGATATTTATTGCCCCGTGAAGAACATGATCAAAAAGATCTTTGGCATGATCAAGAAGATCCTTGCGCCGGGCAGTATATGCCATGAGGCTTGGCCGGGTCAGAAATAAAGAGCCCTTGGCTGCAAGGATGCCGGGATCAAAAGCAGGCACCGACCCCGATGACTGCCCGAAAGAGACCATCATGCCCATGGGCCTTAAACAGTCAAGGGATTTCATGAAGGTGGCCTGACCCACGGAGTCGTAAACAACATCAACCCCTTGGCCGCCTGTAATCTCTTTAACTTTTTGAGGGAAATCTTCATGGTTGTAAAGGATGGGAAATTCACAGCCGTTGGCCCGGGCAAGCGCCGCCTTTTCTTCTGACCCCGCCGTACCGATCACCTTTGCCCCGATGTGCCTTGCCCATTGGCAAAGGATCAGCCCGACCCCTCCGGCAGCGGCATGGACCAGAATGGTATCCCCGGCACTGACCGGGTAGCACCCCCGGATGAGATAACGGGCGGTCATACCCTGCAGCATCATGGCAGCAGCCTGTGTGGTGGGTATCTCTTCGGGCAGTAAGACAAGACGGTGGGCGGGAATAAGTCTTTTCTCAGCATAAGCCCCCATGGGAACGCCTGCATAGGCCACCCTGTCACCAAGATCAACCTCGGTTACACCGGACCCGACGGCTTCCACAATACCCGCGCCCTCCAGGCCCGGTATAAAAGGCGATTCAGCCACCGGGTAGAGTCCTGTCCGGTGATAGACGTCAATGAAATTAAGCCCCACCGCATCATGGCGCAGGAGCACCTCGCCGGGGCCGGGTCGACCGGGATCATGCTCTTTCCACTCCAAAACCCCAGGGCCGCCTGTTTTGCTGATTATAATGGCTTTGCTCATCTTTTCCCTCACTGGTATAATTATATTTCTCCCTACGGGATAATTACCGAATCCAACGACATTGATTTATAACTTAATAATCTTTTTCCATAACGCAACGGGCATGCCCCCGGGATAAACTGCCATAGGTTACTTGGGCTGTTTGTGTTTCGCCATTGCATTGACATGCCGCCGTTGTCTTTTCGTGCACCGGCAATATCAAGTACTTTGCCGCTGTTTGTATTGACTATTTTGTAGTATCTGCCGGATGTTATAAATGACGGGTATCGTCATGCTCTTGAAATCTGTCTTGCCGTTTTTAATGTGGGTAACCCCAACAATGCTTTTGTTATTGAATGGTGTCCCTTCGGTAAGCCTGCATGAATTCAATCTCCGCAGCTGATATAACGGTCCCATCAATATTTTAAGGAGGGACCCATGAATAAAACAAAGCTGACGGAAACGCAGTATTCAGCACTGAAAAAGGTGGAACAGCAGTTTACAGCATGGAGAGAAACGCGGACAAAAAGAGGTCGTATTCCGGATTCGTTATGGTCTATGGCTGTAGATCTTTATTATTCTTATGGCCTGAGTATAAATAAGATTGCCCGAACATTCAGGCTCAACTATACAGACCTGCAATTACACATCACAAAAAAACCGCCGGTTGTCATGCAACCCATTGAGGATGAGTCAGCCATAAACCCGTTGATAAAAGATAACCCCAAAGCCAGCCGTTTCGCATTGTCAAAAATGCTGTGCAGGGAATGGAACTGGGTTCAGCCAAACGTGTCCCTTCGGTAAGCATGCACAAAGGATTTTTTTAGGGCAGCTGAATTCGTCACAAGAGAGGGGCGGGTATGCTGCGATTATATTACGCTGACGCGGTTTTGTAATTCCAAGGCATCCACCGGGAAGGATCAGTTCTCAGCTCAGTTGCGTTATTCAGCAATGAAACCAGATAATCAAATGGATTGACCCTCATCAGATTGCAGGTCTGAATCAGGCTCATGAACATATCACCAACAAAAGCACCATGTTCTGTTTTATAAAATAGTGAATTTTTCCGATGCAGGAGGCTTTGTTTCAAGCTGCGTTCGCACAAATTGTCAATTCGGACGGTACGATATCAAAAAAGCATTTGCCGCTTTATGACGCCACAATGGGTGATATAGATTCTGCCTTCGAACTTCTTGAAATATACCTGACAGAATTGGATGTCACCGCAGCCAAACGGGTTATTTTTTGTTGTGACGGTACACGCAGTTATTGGAAACGGACAGGCCCGTTGGCTAAAAGACTCGGGATTTCGATCCATTACGAAGTGATTGACTACACCCATGCAAAGCAAAACTTACATGAAATCGTAGACAAATTGCCCAAAAGGATTTCTATAAAAGAAAAAAGCAAAATCGTAGAATATTGGAAGAGCCTGCTATGGGACGGCAAATTCGTGGATCTCGGAAAAGAAATTGTAAAACAGATTATATATCCGAATCAATGTTGTTTTTAAGAAGCCAGCGTCTGTCCGGGGGATGGAATATGTTAACTAACAATATATTCATGCAAAATCGGTCACTTTGCTCATGCCACTAAATGGGAATGCCCCCGGGCGTTTCCCTCGTGAATTTTTTGCCATTATTTCTTCTCCAAGATTTGAATCAGGGAGATTATATGTACCAAATTTTGAAGGAAGCAGCGGCGGGGTCTGTCGGCGGGATTGGCAGGGTATGATTTTTATTTTATTGGCAGGGTATCGCGGCGGGATATCTGCCCGTTACATTATTTTGTTATGAAGCTGCAGAGTAAGCGTTACACTATATGAATCTTACCATTCAGTTAAAATTTTCTCTTGCCAAAGCCAATTGAGTTTGTTAACAGATCTTTCTGTTGCGCCCGTAGCTCAGCTGGATAGAGCAACGGACTTCTAATTACTTGAGCTTTCTTGAGTTATAAATCGCTGAAACTTTTAAGCACCAACGGTTTCCAGCGATTTTTTGCTTTTTGTCAAAGCTCAACTTTTTTCTTTAAAACGCCCTTAAGCCGCATGGCTATGCGGGTTTTCACCCCGTACCCGAAAAGTCCGGTAAGGACTCCGCCCAAGACCCTTGCCAGGCTTACGTTCCCAATACATGGGCACTCCCAAAATACCCGAACTACACCCGAAGTCCAAAATCTTCGGGTGCAAGTTTCATCGATCCATAAACAAAGGTGCTGCAATTATTTGCTGGAACTTGAGTGTTCTATGCCCTGCAGACAGTGATTTAGGACCCCAAAATATCAGTACGCTTTTTTGGAGTTGAACTTCAGGTAAAAATTTATATTTGTTAAATATCTTTATGTACATGCGCACAGCTGATTTTTAATAATAGTCCGGGCCTTTGGACCGATTATTGGCGGGGTTTCGTTTTTGACATAGTCTGCGGTGTGTGAAGTTTGAAAGGCTCCCACCTCCACAATGCTTCTGTTATTGAGCGCTGCTTTGAAATAGGCCTTGGCGAGCATAGATAGATTTATGTTGCGAGCGGGTCTAACCCACTAAATTTAAAGGAAGTTTTCATTACCCGCCGTGCAAATCAATATCATTATAAAATTCAGGATGTTAAAAACGATTTTAAAAATTTTAAAAACCACTGGCAACATAATTTTTAGTTCTGCTACATACCCCTCCAAGGCTAGCAAAAGCTGCTTCAGTAAGTCATAGACTGTCTAACCAGACAAGAATTTCAGCATTATTCTTCCAGTCAATCAGTTCATCAATTTTCTTGTCATGATTTATTTTCGATTGCATGTATTCAATGAGCTTATTCTGGATTTCCCGCTTTTTTGACAAGTCCAGCTGCAGATAGATCATTGTTGACTCAACACTTTGGTGGCCAAGACGATTTTTGATGGTCGATACCGGATCTCCTGAGGT is drawn from uncultured Desulfobacter sp. and contains these coding sequences:
- a CDS encoding pirin family protein, which codes for MSEDAALNIVSNIEPLGFNWPTVNPFLFCVHHKDDFPAGNEQLGPDASLAGRNIGHDFTVKDGWRMYHGQRVPGFPVHPHRGFETVTIVLNGFVDHSDSLGAAGRYGNGDVQWMTAGAGIQHAEMFPLLHQDKPNHLELFQIWLNLPRKKKFAAPHYAMLWAEQIPTRREKDAQGRPIDIRVIAGAIKDTVPPGPTPDSWANDPANEVAIWLIKMGANAQWTLPAASAGINRTLYFYNGDTIQAAGTMINNYHSADLASGQPVLLQNGSHEASLLLLQGKPINEPVAQHGPFVMNTQEEIGQAYDDYQKTLFGGWPWSRPDPVHGSEQGRFSQYTDGRRENR
- a CDS encoding quinone oxidoreductase, whose product is MSKAIIISKTGGPGVLEWKEHDPGRPGPGEVLLRHDAVGLNFIDVYHRTGLYPVAESPFIPGLEGAGIVEAVGSGVTEVDLGDRVAYAGVPMGAYAEKRLIPAHRLVLLPEEIPTTQAAAMMLQGMTARYLIRGCYPVSAGDTILVHAAAGGVGLILCQWARHIGAKVIGTAGSEEKAALARANGCEFPILYNHEDFPQKVKEITGGQGVDVVYDSVGQATFMKSLDCLRPMGMMVSFGQSSGSVPAFDPGILAAKGSLFLTRPSLMAYTARRKDLLDHAKDLFDHVLHGAINIRVGQTYPLADAALAHTALEARKTKGSSILTI